One Lepisosteus oculatus isolate fLepOcu1 chromosome 13, fLepOcu1.hap2, whole genome shotgun sequence genomic region harbors:
- the LOC107079068 gene encoding extracellular calcium-sensing receptor-like isoform X2: MLEKFGTTGLFKNGQLLIGGVFPVFTKEENVYVSFETRPQQAKCVGFDLRAFRWTQAMIFTIEEINKDNSLLPNITLGYRVLDNCASPTLTVRAALAILNGLEASNSTCSSSTPAVVTSDSLYISRVVGPFGIPLVSYTSTCTCLSNKKEFPTFSRTIPSDSHQAKFLALLVKRFGWTWIGAIQSENEYGIFGVQSFTKEVVKYGVCIAFTENILSTYSRSKILQLVDIIKKSTVKVILAFASERDLYPLMQEIVGQNITGIQWIASEDWVTAARPSTEEIFKSFGGTIGLATRKMAIPDFKDFLLNIRPSLDSANTLNNAFWEYIFGCTLNLTEESFKQNVSETKSKICTGKERLDEIENAFFDVTQLRLTYNVYKAVYAIVHALHDLLFCAKEKSTTVLCGDVSRIEPWQVTKHLKRVNFVNRFGEAVYFDENGDPPAAYDIINWQLNKGVVSHVTVGHFDTSPDGGSQLVIDEDSIVWSTGREVPAGVCSESCPPGTRRAARKGQPICCFDCIPCADGTIANTTGAAECNQCPQNYWSNTRKDSCILRDIEYLSYYDAMGITLTTVSLFGLCLTIATISVFFSFRSTPIVKANNSEVSSLLLFSLLLCFLCPLTFIGQPTAWSCMLRHTAFGITFALCTSCVLGKTIVVVTAFRATLPNDNMAKNFGPVQQRIIVCSCTAVQVVICVLWLSLKPPIPVKNFKLSNKKIILECNTGSEIAFYAVLGYIGLLAATCLVLAFLARKLPDNFNEAKLITFSMLIFCAVWVTFIPAYVSSPGKYTVAVEIFAILSSTFGLLFCIFSPKCYIIVFKPEKNTRKHIMGKIPSKHL, encoded by the exons ATGCTAGAAAAATTTGGAACAACCGGATTATTCAAAAACGGGCAGTTACTGATTGGTGGTGTTTTCCCTGTATTTACTAAAGAGGAAAACGTTTACGTGTCGTTTGAAACTCGGCCACAGCAAGCGAAATGTGTTGG GTTTGATCTGCGTGCTTTTCGATGGACACAGGCGATGATTTTTACCATAGAGGAGATCAACAAGGACAACAGTTTGCTTCCCAACATCACTTTGGGCTATCGAGTCCTCGACAACTGCGCCTCTCCAACTCTAACTGTAAGAGCGGCTCTTGCAATACTAAACGGACTAGAGGCTTCTAACTCTACATGTTCCTCTTCAACCCCTGCGGTTGTAACTTCTGATTCGTTATACATCTCTCGAGTGGTGGGACCCTTCGGCATTCCCTTG GTAAGCTACACTTCAACATGTACGTGCCTCAGCAATAAAAAAGAGTTTCCGACATTTTCACGCACAATTCCAAGTGATTCACATCAAGCCAAATTTCTTGCTCTCCTTGTTAAGAGATTCGGATGGACGTGGATCGGAGCTATCCAATCCGAGAATGAGTACGGTATATTTGGGGTTCAGTCTTTCACCAAGGAAGTGGTAAAATACGGAGTTTGCATTGCCTTCACTGAAAACATTCTCAGTACCTACTCAAGATCAAAAATACTTCAACTAGTGGACATCATTAAAAAATCAACGGTGAAAGTCATATTAGCATTTGCTTCAGAGCGTGACCTGTACCCGTTAATGCAAGAGATCGTCGGGCAAAACATAACAGGTATACAGTGGATCGCAAGTGAAGACTGGGTAACAGCAGCGAGACCCTCAACTGAAGAAATATTTAAGTCTTTTGGTGGTACAATTGGACTTGCAACTCGCAAAATGGCAATTCCGGACTTTAAAGATTTTCTGCTCAATATACGTCCGTCTCTTGATTCTGCAAACACCTTAAATAATGCATTCTGGGAATATATCTTCGGGTGCACTTTAAATTTGACAGAGGAATCcttcaaacaaaatgtttcagaaaccaAGTCTAAGATATGCACAGGAAAGGAGAGACTGGATGAAATAGAAAACGCTTTCTTTGATGTCACACAGCTAAGATTGACATATAACGTATACAAAGCAGTGTATGCCATTGTGCATGCACTTCATGACTTACTGTTctgtgcaaaagaaaaaagtacaaCTGTACTGTGTGGAGATGTTTCAAGAATAGAGCCCTGGCAG gtcacAAAACATCTAAAAAGAGTCAACTTTGTGAACCGTTTTGGAGAAGCTGTGTACTTTGATGAGAACGGAGATCCCCCTGCTGCCTATGACATTATAAACTGGCAACTCAACAAAGGAGTGGTCAGCCATGTGACAGTGGGTCACTTTGATACATCACCAGATGGAGGCAGTCAGCTAGTGATTGATGAGGACAGTATTGTCTggagcactgggagagag gTTCCAGCAGGAGTGTGTTCTGAGAGCTGCCCCCCAGGCACAAGAAGAGCAGCCAGGAAAGGCCAGCCCATCTGCTGCTTCGATTGCATTCCTTGTGCTGATGGTACCATAGCAAACACCACAG GTGCAGCTGAATGCAATCAATGCCCACAAAACTACTGGTCTAACACTAgaaaagacagctgtatcctcaGAGACATTGAGTATCTTTCCTACTATGATGCAATGGGAATCACACTCACTACTGTGTCATTGTTTGGACTCTGCTTGACAATAGCCACTATTTCAGTCTTCTTTTCCTTCAGAAGCACACCCATTGTAAAAGCCAACAACTCTGAAGTCAGCTCTCTCCTGCTGTTCTCtctgctgctgtgttttctcTGCCCTCTTACCTTCATTGGGCAGCCAACAGCCTGGTCCTGTATGTTGCGTCACACAGCCTTTGGAATCACATTTGCACTTTGTACTTCCTGTGTGTTGGGAAAAACAATAGTTGTTGTAACAGCTTTCAGAGCCACTCTTCCCAACGACAACATGGCAAAAAACTTTGGGCCAGTTCAGCAGAGGATCATCGTTTGTTCTTGCACAGCTGTGCAGGTTGTAATCTGTGTGCTGTGGCTTAGTTTAAAACCTCCCATTCCTGTCAAAAATTTTAAACTCAGTAATAAAAAGATCATTTTAGAATGTAACACAGGATCCGAAATTGCATTTTATGCAGTACTGGGCTATATAGGCCTGCTTGCAGCTACTTGTTTGGTGCTGGCTTTCTTAGCCAGGAAACTGCCTGATAATTTCAATGAGGCCAAGCTGATAACTTTCAGCATGCTCATCTTCTGTGCAGTTTGGGTCACCTTCATCCCAGCGTATGTCAGCTCACCTGGAAAATACACAGTTGCAGTTGAGATTTTTGCTATTTTGTCCTCAACATTTGGCctgctgttttgtattttttctccaaAGTGCTATATAATTGTGTTTAAACCCGAGAAAAACACAAGGAAACACATTATGGGAAAAATACCATCCAAGCATTTATGA
- the LOC107079068 gene encoding extracellular calcium-sensing receptor-like isoform X3: protein MRTKVNGDLTCRMLEKFGTTGLFKNGQLLIGGVFPVFTKEENVYVSFETRPQQAKCVGFDLRAFRWTQAMIFTIEEINKDNSLLPNITLGYRVLDNCASPTLTVSYTSTCTCLSNKKEFPTFSRTIPSDSHQAKFLALLVKRFGWTWIGAIQSENEYGIFGVQSFTKEVVKYGVCIAFTENILSTYSRSKILQLVDIIKKSTVKVILAFASERDLYPLMQEIVGQNITGIQWIASEDWVTAARPSTEEIFKSFGGTIGLATRKMAIPDFKDFLLNIRPSLDSANTLNNAFWEYIFGCTLNLTEESFKQNVSETKSKICTGKERLDEIENAFFDVTQLRLTYNVYKAVYAIVHALHDLLFCAKEKSTTVLCGDVSRIEPWQVTKHLKRVNFVNRFGEAVYFDENGDPPAAYDIINWQLNKGVVSHVTVGHFDTSPDGGSQLVIDEDSIVWSTGREVPAGVCSESCPPGTRRAARKGQPICCFDCIPCADGTIANTTGAAECNQCPQNYWSNTRKDSCILRDIEYLSYYDAMGITLTTVSLFGLCLTIATISVFFSFRSTPIVKANNSEVSSLLLFSLLLCFLCPLTFIGQPTAWSCMLRHTAFGITFALCTSCVLGKTIVVVTAFRATLPNDNMAKNFGPVQQRIIVCSCTAVQVVICVLWLSLKPPIPVKNFKLSNKKIILECNTGSEIAFYAVLGYIGLLAATCLVLAFLARKLPDNFNEAKLITFSMLIFCAVWVTFIPAYVSSPGKYTVAVEIFAILSSTFGLLFCIFSPKCYIIVFKPEKNTRKHIMGKIPSKHL, encoded by the exons ATGAGGACCAAGG TGAACGGTGATTTGACCTGCAGGATGCTAGAAAAATTTGGAACAACCGGATTATTCAAAAACGGGCAGTTACTGATTGGTGGTGTTTTCCCTGTATTTACTAAAGAGGAAAACGTTTACGTGTCGTTTGAAACTCGGCCACAGCAAGCGAAATGTGTTGG GTTTGATCTGCGTGCTTTTCGATGGACACAGGCGATGATTTTTACCATAGAGGAGATCAACAAGGACAACAGTTTGCTTCCCAACATCACTTTGGGCTATCGAGTCCTCGACAACTGCGCCTCTCCAACTCTAACT GTAAGCTACACTTCAACATGTACGTGCCTCAGCAATAAAAAAGAGTTTCCGACATTTTCACGCACAATTCCAAGTGATTCACATCAAGCCAAATTTCTTGCTCTCCTTGTTAAGAGATTCGGATGGACGTGGATCGGAGCTATCCAATCCGAGAATGAGTACGGTATATTTGGGGTTCAGTCTTTCACCAAGGAAGTGGTAAAATACGGAGTTTGCATTGCCTTCACTGAAAACATTCTCAGTACCTACTCAAGATCAAAAATACTTCAACTAGTGGACATCATTAAAAAATCAACGGTGAAAGTCATATTAGCATTTGCTTCAGAGCGTGACCTGTACCCGTTAATGCAAGAGATCGTCGGGCAAAACATAACAGGTATACAGTGGATCGCAAGTGAAGACTGGGTAACAGCAGCGAGACCCTCAACTGAAGAAATATTTAAGTCTTTTGGTGGTACAATTGGACTTGCAACTCGCAAAATGGCAATTCCGGACTTTAAAGATTTTCTGCTCAATATACGTCCGTCTCTTGATTCTGCAAACACCTTAAATAATGCATTCTGGGAATATATCTTCGGGTGCACTTTAAATTTGACAGAGGAATCcttcaaacaaaatgtttcagaaaccaAGTCTAAGATATGCACAGGAAAGGAGAGACTGGATGAAATAGAAAACGCTTTCTTTGATGTCACACAGCTAAGATTGACATATAACGTATACAAAGCAGTGTATGCCATTGTGCATGCACTTCATGACTTACTGTTctgtgcaaaagaaaaaagtacaaCTGTACTGTGTGGAGATGTTTCAAGAATAGAGCCCTGGCAG gtcacAAAACATCTAAAAAGAGTCAACTTTGTGAACCGTTTTGGAGAAGCTGTGTACTTTGATGAGAACGGAGATCCCCCTGCTGCCTATGACATTATAAACTGGCAACTCAACAAAGGAGTGGTCAGCCATGTGACAGTGGGTCACTTTGATACATCACCAGATGGAGGCAGTCAGCTAGTGATTGATGAGGACAGTATTGTCTggagcactgggagagag gTTCCAGCAGGAGTGTGTTCTGAGAGCTGCCCCCCAGGCACAAGAAGAGCAGCCAGGAAAGGCCAGCCCATCTGCTGCTTCGATTGCATTCCTTGTGCTGATGGTACCATAGCAAACACCACAG GTGCAGCTGAATGCAATCAATGCCCACAAAACTACTGGTCTAACACTAgaaaagacagctgtatcctcaGAGACATTGAGTATCTTTCCTACTATGATGCAATGGGAATCACACTCACTACTGTGTCATTGTTTGGACTCTGCTTGACAATAGCCACTATTTCAGTCTTCTTTTCCTTCAGAAGCACACCCATTGTAAAAGCCAACAACTCTGAAGTCAGCTCTCTCCTGCTGTTCTCtctgctgctgtgttttctcTGCCCTCTTACCTTCATTGGGCAGCCAACAGCCTGGTCCTGTATGTTGCGTCACACAGCCTTTGGAATCACATTTGCACTTTGTACTTCCTGTGTGTTGGGAAAAACAATAGTTGTTGTAACAGCTTTCAGAGCCACTCTTCCCAACGACAACATGGCAAAAAACTTTGGGCCAGTTCAGCAGAGGATCATCGTTTGTTCTTGCACAGCTGTGCAGGTTGTAATCTGTGTGCTGTGGCTTAGTTTAAAACCTCCCATTCCTGTCAAAAATTTTAAACTCAGTAATAAAAAGATCATTTTAGAATGTAACACAGGATCCGAAATTGCATTTTATGCAGTACTGGGCTATATAGGCCTGCTTGCAGCTACTTGTTTGGTGCTGGCTTTCTTAGCCAGGAAACTGCCTGATAATTTCAATGAGGCCAAGCTGATAACTTTCAGCATGCTCATCTTCTGTGCAGTTTGGGTCACCTTCATCCCAGCGTATGTCAGCTCACCTGGAAAATACACAGTTGCAGTTGAGATTTTTGCTATTTTGTCCTCAACATTTGGCctgctgttttgtattttttctccaaAGTGCTATATAATTGTGTTTAAACCCGAGAAAAACACAAGGAAACACATTATGGGAAAAATACCATCCAAGCATTTATGA
- the LOC107079068 gene encoding extracellular calcium-sensing receptor-like isoform X1, whose translation MRTKVNGDLTCRMLEKFGTTGLFKNGQLLIGGVFPVFTKEENVYVSFETRPQQAKCVGFDLRAFRWTQAMIFTIEEINKDNSLLPNITLGYRVLDNCASPTLTVRAALAILNGLEASNSTCSSSTPAVVTSDSLYISRVVGPFGIPLVSYTSTCTCLSNKKEFPTFSRTIPSDSHQAKFLALLVKRFGWTWIGAIQSENEYGIFGVQSFTKEVVKYGVCIAFTENILSTYSRSKILQLVDIIKKSTVKVILAFASERDLYPLMQEIVGQNITGIQWIASEDWVTAARPSTEEIFKSFGGTIGLATRKMAIPDFKDFLLNIRPSLDSANTLNNAFWEYIFGCTLNLTEESFKQNVSETKSKICTGKERLDEIENAFFDVTQLRLTYNVYKAVYAIVHALHDLLFCAKEKSTTVLCGDVSRIEPWQVTKHLKRVNFVNRFGEAVYFDENGDPPAAYDIINWQLNKGVVSHVTVGHFDTSPDGGSQLVIDEDSIVWSTGREVPAGVCSESCPPGTRRAARKGQPICCFDCIPCADGTIANTTGAAECNQCPQNYWSNTRKDSCILRDIEYLSYYDAMGITLTTVSLFGLCLTIATISVFFSFRSTPIVKANNSEVSSLLLFSLLLCFLCPLTFIGQPTAWSCMLRHTAFGITFALCTSCVLGKTIVVVTAFRATLPNDNMAKNFGPVQQRIIVCSCTAVQVVICVLWLSLKPPIPVKNFKLSNKKIILECNTGSEIAFYAVLGYIGLLAATCLVLAFLARKLPDNFNEAKLITFSMLIFCAVWVTFIPAYVSSPGKYTVAVEIFAILSSTFGLLFCIFSPKCYIIVFKPEKNTRKHIMGKIPSKHL comes from the exons ATGAGGACCAAGG TGAACGGTGATTTGACCTGCAGGATGCTAGAAAAATTTGGAACAACCGGATTATTCAAAAACGGGCAGTTACTGATTGGTGGTGTTTTCCCTGTATTTACTAAAGAGGAAAACGTTTACGTGTCGTTTGAAACTCGGCCACAGCAAGCGAAATGTGTTGG GTTTGATCTGCGTGCTTTTCGATGGACACAGGCGATGATTTTTACCATAGAGGAGATCAACAAGGACAACAGTTTGCTTCCCAACATCACTTTGGGCTATCGAGTCCTCGACAACTGCGCCTCTCCAACTCTAACTGTAAGAGCGGCTCTTGCAATACTAAACGGACTAGAGGCTTCTAACTCTACATGTTCCTCTTCAACCCCTGCGGTTGTAACTTCTGATTCGTTATACATCTCTCGAGTGGTGGGACCCTTCGGCATTCCCTTG GTAAGCTACACTTCAACATGTACGTGCCTCAGCAATAAAAAAGAGTTTCCGACATTTTCACGCACAATTCCAAGTGATTCACATCAAGCCAAATTTCTTGCTCTCCTTGTTAAGAGATTCGGATGGACGTGGATCGGAGCTATCCAATCCGAGAATGAGTACGGTATATTTGGGGTTCAGTCTTTCACCAAGGAAGTGGTAAAATACGGAGTTTGCATTGCCTTCACTGAAAACATTCTCAGTACCTACTCAAGATCAAAAATACTTCAACTAGTGGACATCATTAAAAAATCAACGGTGAAAGTCATATTAGCATTTGCTTCAGAGCGTGACCTGTACCCGTTAATGCAAGAGATCGTCGGGCAAAACATAACAGGTATACAGTGGATCGCAAGTGAAGACTGGGTAACAGCAGCGAGACCCTCAACTGAAGAAATATTTAAGTCTTTTGGTGGTACAATTGGACTTGCAACTCGCAAAATGGCAATTCCGGACTTTAAAGATTTTCTGCTCAATATACGTCCGTCTCTTGATTCTGCAAACACCTTAAATAATGCATTCTGGGAATATATCTTCGGGTGCACTTTAAATTTGACAGAGGAATCcttcaaacaaaatgtttcagaaaccaAGTCTAAGATATGCACAGGAAAGGAGAGACTGGATGAAATAGAAAACGCTTTCTTTGATGTCACACAGCTAAGATTGACATATAACGTATACAAAGCAGTGTATGCCATTGTGCATGCACTTCATGACTTACTGTTctgtgcaaaagaaaaaagtacaaCTGTACTGTGTGGAGATGTTTCAAGAATAGAGCCCTGGCAG gtcacAAAACATCTAAAAAGAGTCAACTTTGTGAACCGTTTTGGAGAAGCTGTGTACTTTGATGAGAACGGAGATCCCCCTGCTGCCTATGACATTATAAACTGGCAACTCAACAAAGGAGTGGTCAGCCATGTGACAGTGGGTCACTTTGATACATCACCAGATGGAGGCAGTCAGCTAGTGATTGATGAGGACAGTATTGTCTggagcactgggagagag gTTCCAGCAGGAGTGTGTTCTGAGAGCTGCCCCCCAGGCACAAGAAGAGCAGCCAGGAAAGGCCAGCCCATCTGCTGCTTCGATTGCATTCCTTGTGCTGATGGTACCATAGCAAACACCACAG GTGCAGCTGAATGCAATCAATGCCCACAAAACTACTGGTCTAACACTAgaaaagacagctgtatcctcaGAGACATTGAGTATCTTTCCTACTATGATGCAATGGGAATCACACTCACTACTGTGTCATTGTTTGGACTCTGCTTGACAATAGCCACTATTTCAGTCTTCTTTTCCTTCAGAAGCACACCCATTGTAAAAGCCAACAACTCTGAAGTCAGCTCTCTCCTGCTGTTCTCtctgctgctgtgttttctcTGCCCTCTTACCTTCATTGGGCAGCCAACAGCCTGGTCCTGTATGTTGCGTCACACAGCCTTTGGAATCACATTTGCACTTTGTACTTCCTGTGTGTTGGGAAAAACAATAGTTGTTGTAACAGCTTTCAGAGCCACTCTTCCCAACGACAACATGGCAAAAAACTTTGGGCCAGTTCAGCAGAGGATCATCGTTTGTTCTTGCACAGCTGTGCAGGTTGTAATCTGTGTGCTGTGGCTTAGTTTAAAACCTCCCATTCCTGTCAAAAATTTTAAACTCAGTAATAAAAAGATCATTTTAGAATGTAACACAGGATCCGAAATTGCATTTTATGCAGTACTGGGCTATATAGGCCTGCTTGCAGCTACTTGTTTGGTGCTGGCTTTCTTAGCCAGGAAACTGCCTGATAATTTCAATGAGGCCAAGCTGATAACTTTCAGCATGCTCATCTTCTGTGCAGTTTGGGTCACCTTCATCCCAGCGTATGTCAGCTCACCTGGAAAATACACAGTTGCAGTTGAGATTTTTGCTATTTTGTCCTCAACATTTGGCctgctgttttgtattttttctccaaAGTGCTATATAATTGTGTTTAAACCCGAGAAAAACACAAGGAAACACATTATGGGAAAAATACCATCCAAGCATTTATGA
- the LOC102688605 gene encoding vomeronasal type-2 receptor 1-like, translating to MNTHIVIFFMFSCGFQADGDLTCRILGKNTMSGLSKDGDLVIGGVFPVFGTLEDTGTLFTTAPQKAKCFGFDFDVFRWVQMMVFAIEEINMNNRLLPNITLGYRILDNCASPAETVRAGLILANGPEEVDSNSSCPSPVTAVITSNSLHIARAIGNFGIPLVSYTSTCVCLSNKRVFPTFSRTIPSDFFQAKAFAQLVKHFGWTWIGTIQADNEYGIFGIQSFTKEVVKYGVCIAFTENILSTYSRTKILQLVDIIKKSTVKVILAFASERDLYPLMQEIVGQNITGIQWIASEDWVTAARPSTEEIFKSFGGTIGLATRKMAIPKFKDFLLNIRPSLDSEKSLLTAFWENVFGCTLLLKVQSSKETASRGSTKICNGNERLDQTGHTFFDVSQLRVTYNVHKAVYAVAYALHDLLFCEKEENNTIRLCGDIARIEPWQVPAGVCSESCPPGTRRAARKGQPICCFDCIPCADGTIANTTGAAECHQCPQDYWSNTRKDSCILRDIQFLSYYDAMGITLTTVSLFGLCLTVATISVFFSFRSTPIVKANNSELSSLLLFSLLLCFLCPLTFIGQPTAWSCMLRHTAFGITFALCISCVLGKTIVVVTAFRATLPSNNMAKNFGPIQQKIIVCSCTAVQVVICVLWLSLKPPFPDKNFKLSNKKIILECNTGSEIAFYAVLGYIGLLAATCLVLAFLARKLPDNFNEAKLITFSMLIFCAVWVTFIPAYVSSPGKYTVAVEIFAILSSTFGLLLCIFAPKCYIILLKPEKNTRKQIMGKIPSKRL from the exons ATGAATACacacattgtaatatttttcatGTTCTCTTGCGGCTTTCAGGCTGACGGCGATCTGACTTGCAGGATACTGGGAAAAAATACAATGTCAGGTTTGTCCAAAGACGGCGATTTAGTGATCGGTGGCGTTTTCCCAGTTTTTGGGACACTTGAGGACACCGGTACATTGTTCACAACAGCACCACAAAAAGCTAAATGTTTTGG GTTTGATTTTGATGTGTTTCGATGGGTACAGATGATGGTCTTTGCCATCGAGGAAATAAACATGAACAACAGATTGCTCCCGAACATTACTTTGGGATACAGAATCCTCGACAATTGCGCTTCTCCAGCTGAAACTGTAAGAGCGGGTTTAATCCTAGCCAACGGACCAGAAGAGGTTGACTCGAACTCCTCATGTCCCTCGCCAGTCACTGCTGTGATCACCTCTAACTCCTTACATATCGCCAGagctattggaaattttggGATTCCTTTG gtgAGCTACACTTCAACATGTGTTTGTCTCAGCAACAAAAGAGTGTTCCCAACGTTTTCCCGCACTATTCCGAGTGATTTTTTTCAGGCCAAAGCTTTTGCTCAGCTTGTTAAACACTTCGGTTGGACTTGGATCGGAACTATTCAAGCGGACAATGAGTACGGTATATTTGGGATTCAGTCTTTTACCAAGGAAGTGGTAAAATACGGAGTTTGCATTGCCTTCACTGAAAACATTCTCAGCACCTACTCAAGAACAAAAATACTTCAACTAGTGGACATCATTAAAAAATCAACGGTGAAAGTCATATTAGCATTTGCTTCAGAGCGTGACCTGTACCCTTTAATGCAAGAGATCGTCGGGCAAAACATAACAGGTATACAGTGGATCGCAAGTGAAGACTGGGTAACAGCAGCGAGACCCTCAACTGAAGAAATATTTAAGTCTTTTGGTGGCACAATTGGACTTGCAACTCGCAAGATGGCGATCCCAAAGTTCAAAGATTTTCTCCTCAATATACGCCCATCCCTCGATTCTGAAAAAAGTTTATTAACCGCGTTTTGGGAAAACGTCTTTGGGTGCACTCTGCTGCTGAAAGTGCAGAGCTCCAAAGAAACAGCTTCTAGGGGCAGCACTAAGATCTGCAATGGAAACGAGAGATTGGATCAAACAGGACACACTTTCTTCGATGTCTCGCAGCTAAGAGTGACATATAATGTACACAAAGCAGTGTATGCTGTAGCTTATGCCCTTCATGACTTACTGTTTtgtgaaaaggaagaaaataacaCCATTAGACTGTGTGGAGATATTGCAAGAATAGAGCCCTGGCAG GTTCCAGCAGGAGTGTGTTCTGAGAGCTGCCCCCCAGGCACAAGAAGAGCAGCCAGGAAAGGCCAGCCCATCTGCTGCTTCGATTGCATTCCTTGTGCTGATGGTACCATAGCAAACACCACAG GTGCTGCTGAATGCCATCAATGCCCACAAGACTACTGGTCTAACACTAgaaaagacagctgtatcctcaGAGACATTCAGTTTCTTTCCTACTATGATGCAATGGGAATCACACTCACTACTGTGTCATTGTTTGGACTCTGCTTGACAGTAGCCACTATTTCAGTCTTCTTTTCCTTCAGAAGCACACCCATTGTAAAAGCCAACAACTCTGAGCTCAGCTCTCTCCTGCTGTTCTCtctgctgctgtgttttctcTGCCCTCTTACCTTCATTGGGCAGCCAACAGCCTGGTCCTGTATGTTGCGTCACACAGCCTTCGGAATCACATTTGCACTTTGTATTTCCTGTGTGTTGGGAAAAACAATAGTTGTTGTAACAGCTTTCAGAGCCACTCTTCCCAGCAACAACATGGCAAAAAACTTTGGACCAATTCAGCAGAAGATCATAGTTTGTTCTTGCACAGCTGTGCAGGTTGTAATCTGTGTGCTGTGGCTTAGTTTGAAACCTCCCTTCCCTGACAAAAATTTTAAACTCAGTAATAAAAAGATAATTTTAGAATGTAACACAGGATCAGAAATTGCATTTTATGCAGTACTGGGCTATATAGGCCTGCTTGCAGCTACTTGTTTGGTTCTGGCTTTCTTAGCCAGGAAATTGCCTGATAATTTCAACGAGGCCAAGCTGATTACTTTCAGCATGCTCATCTTCTGTGCAGTTTGGGTCACCTTCATACCTGCGTATGTCAGCTCACCTGGAAAATACACAGTTGCAGTTGAAATATTTGCAATTTTGTCCTCAACGTTTGGTCTCCTTCTTTGCATTTTTGCTCCGAAATGCTACATAATTTTGCTTAAACCTGAGAAAAACACAAGGAAACAAATTATGGGGAAGATACCATCGAAACGATTATGA